In Lolium rigidum isolate FL_2022 chromosome 7, APGP_CSIRO_Lrig_0.1, whole genome shotgun sequence, the DNA window aataaaacaaaaacaaaatggaAAACAGAAGAGCAAACCCGAAAAACCAACAGAAGACTGAAAAAACGAAGAAACCTTCATCAAACGAAAAAAACCGAAAGGAAAAAACTAGAGGTAAAGATATATATGGACCAGGCTCATGCCCCGTAGAGTGTGTGCAGCGatccctatacaccgaccaggatcCGCCTGCCCTCTCGCCCGCGGCCAGAAAGCAACGCTCGGTTTCTCTTGTAATTGGGTCTGGCCCAAGCGAGCGATGACAAGCACACCGTGCCAAGCGAACCATGTGCATCGGGGGGTGctgtacgccgacctggtcggtgcggaccaggcgccgcacaccccccaggcgggttgttgggccggcccaacattcccactctttcttttttttgtttcttttgcttttttgttttttctgttcaattttctttttacgttttttaaaagctgattctttttagacccgattttaaaaattattttagtttttctgaaatttaaatatttttaaaatttgaacattttttagattggaacaattttcaaattggaacaaattttaaattggaacaaattttaaaattgaacaaaaaaattcaaaatttattattttttatatatgaacaaattttgaatttgaacaatttttttatttgaacaattttcgtatttgaacaatttttttatttgaacaattttcgtatttgaactattttttatttgaacaattttcgaatttgaattttctcaaatatttgagataaaacattttacatttaactatatattttaatttaaaaaattaaatcttaagaacgaaaaaaacagaaaagaaaaataaacagaaaataaaaagaaacaaaaaagaaaaaacaggaatgaaaaagaaaacagaaatgaaaaagaaaagaacagaaaaagaaaagaacagaaaatgatctcaaaaaaagaaaacggCCAAGTGGCCCAACacccgaactgggccggcccgtaccgcgcgcgggggtgtgcggcgcgcggtacgcgccgacctgaTCGGTGTATAGGAAATCCGATGTGCATCCACATCACTACGTATTACAGCTCTGTAACAAAATCCATTTGGTCTAGCAGTACCGATCCATCATGCATAGTTGCATTCCACATGCACGTCCCCAGCGAACTATACATATAGTGCCGGAAAAGGTACGgaacttttttgttgttgttgaaaaGAGTTCATGATTTATTTAaaagtttgaatttcaaaaactGTTCACTCGATAAAGTAAATATAGATTTTTAAAACTGTTCACTCGGTGAAAAAGGTTCAAATTTAAGAAAGTTCAACTataaaaaaatgttcacatttcAAATTGTTCATGAAAATTTAAAATGGTTtggattttaaaaaatgttcacggTCTAGAAAGGTCCCGATTGCAAAAATCTTCAAATTTCAATATTGTTCATAATTTTAAAATTTAATAAAATTGTTCACAGGGTCAAAATTGTTCACAAAGTTAATAAAATTTCTTAAATTTTTATTTCCAACAATTGTTCACGAGTTTAAAAATGTTCGTGGGTTAAAAGATGTTCACAACTTAGTAAAGTTTTCCATAATAAATCATGATTTTAGAAACGGTTCACAGATTCAAAAAAGTTCATAGTTTCTAGAAAAATTACTGcttcaaaaaataaaaagagaaaataagAATAAGAAAAAAAATATGTTTCCGTCAAAAATATGTTCACAGATGGAGGAGTAAGAAAGGTTGCCATGGGGTAAATGAATCAGGGAAGTTTTCACCTGAGATCCATGATCCATGTGAGTTTCTTCCATGGCCGATCTAGATCTTCGTTCTTCCCCGTCTATTTTTTTCCATCTTCTTTTCTTGTTTCCGAACAGTGAGGAACAGTGCCGATTCCCTTGTTACAGATAGTTGAGAGAAAACACAAGCAACGACATGCTGTGCAAGAAATAAAGAAGATGCGTGATGGGATTTCTTTATTTCGTCTATGTTATGTTGTGTCCATGTATCCGGACATCATACGTGATGAGCTTTTAGTATTGTTTGGCCCATTACTTATCCGGTAGAGAGATTCATTACAGCCCGGTTTTTCAGCTTGTCTGGTTTTTTAGCCAAGGGGAAACATGGAGAAACAAGCcggaaaaggaggaagaaaagaaatagGAAAAACAAAGACACGTTCCCTGATTGGTCAAAAGAAATTCGAGTGCTGACGAAAAGAAAAACACTCGAGTGCTAAATAGATAGTCCCTTAAAATGTAGCACTAAATTAACGCCATTGACTATTGATATCTGTTTCACATGCGTGCGTAGGTGCAGGCGAGTCCACGTTGGCGGACGACGTGGGCGCCGACGAGGACGGCAACACGTACGTGACGGACGTCCTGGGCAGCAAGATCTGGAAGGTGAGTCCGGACGGCGAGCCGCTCTCAATCATAAAGAACGCCACCTTCATCCAGCGGCCCGGGACGTGGAACAACCTCATCGGCCTCAACGGCATCATCTACCACCCAAACGGCTACCTCCTCGTCATCCACACTACCGGCGGCGATCTCTTCAAGGTGGAGCCGAGGACGGGGGCCGTGAGCGTGGTGAAAGTGCTGGGCTCGCTGAAGAGGGGCGACGGGCTAGAGCTGCTCTCCCCGACGAGGCTGGCCGTCGCCGGCATGCCGACCCGGCTGGTCGAGAGCACCGACGACTGGGAGACCGCGCGCGTCACGGGCCGGTACGTCGGGCCGGCGCACAGGGTCGGGACTTCGGCGACGGTGAAGGACGGGGACGTGTACGTCAACTACGTCTTCGGATTCGGGCTCGGCAGGAAGAAGACGCACGTCATTGGTAAGGCTGTGTTCGCACCTTTGTAACTACAGTACTGCTAGCTTTGAGAGCCTAGCTTGCATCCTCGGAAAAAGCCTGACGGCTTGCATCAAGCTCATGATGATGTGTTAGAAGTTACGAATTAAGGATAAGTCCAATCAATATACGTATGGGGGATTGGTTTATTCCTGGACATTTGGCGCGATAAACAATAATGCAAcgataatttattgtgtaaagtgTTGTTGTCTTTGACTAATTATGCAACATACGTGGTCCCTTGTGTTGGTCCGTAAACGAGGTTATTCTTTTCCGGATTAAATTCATGCACAAAtatgctttagtcccggttggtcgagcgggacctttagtcccgatcCGGTTACTAGCAGAGACAAAGGACACTCCACGTGGCTACGATACAACATTTGGGctggaggacctttagtcccggctcgtaAGCCCAACCAGGACTAACGATTATTTTCTAAAATTGTTTTAGtttttctaattttatttttctaattgtttgactcgttactctctcacttggaTCATTTTTAACACTAATTACACTTAATTTTTAGTTAAATTCTATACTTGGTCACATCCAGGACGGTcaaccatcctcacactactccaccctcagcACGCTCAACTCCTCGGTTCTTTCCTGCTGTGCTCCCGCGAATGTgattgtaccttgttgtaaatactaccatatcaatcctattaactcttataccattctgtcacattttttattttttgaaaaaccaaaaacaaTTATTTAAGTAAAAAATAATGAATaagataataatattgaattccaatgaaaataaaataagtaataaaactatttattattattattatcaaataatatatgaattattcatataatatggcataattaatatctttaaatctgtaaatagaaattggacaaataatatatccattattaTCAGAAAAATGTGGGGAAttcgaatatgaaataattttaattttattcatttttattaatattattatcaaataatatatgcattatttatataatatagtataattaatatctttaaatatgTAAattgcaattggacaaataatatccattattattagaaaaatgtggggaatttgaaataattttatttttattcatttattataattattatcatcaaataatatatgcattattcatataatatggcataataatatctttaaatctgtaaatcgcaattgaacaaataatatatccattattattagaaaaatgttagGAATTTGAATAATAATAGAAAGATTCGATATAAAGACGATTCATAGGTTCATACAAATATAgaagtgtaacaccccaactttcaaaacaaagcaaaaatgaatttcctttttccaaaaatgagaaccaacaaaaacttttcttaaatagagtgctatgtgctcatccatattacttgtgctTCTGccctgatgagtgttagtatgcttatgtgataaaccctaaaaccctaaagtgatcaagtgaagatcacaaaccaaataaaattaaaggagaaagaaatcaaataagaaaaaccctaaaccctaaccttttcaaaaatcatttggagctattttgagaaacctaaaataaagaaaaacaaacatatgtgggcctatagccctaataTATAAATCTTGAACCTTACCTCTTCctattttgctaaatggtggtgaaccattgcaaaacttattaaacccaaaaccacatccctctggtcatcaatctttgagaaataaaataataagGAAACATCTTATTCAAGAAAGAGGCATatatgcctatggctatttttgtaaaactttaccctaggcctttctacctgTATTGAGAGAATTGGGAACCTTCACAAACCTTATCTAGCACTTCTCAAATACACTCCAAAGTGAAACCAAGGATTTgtgaaaagaaagtaataatgccatagaggcatatgagagcaaaatatcaaatttgtgaaattgaggatcttgaccctagactGGAagttgaatggttggatcactcctatatacctttTCAactctcaacaacatcaattgggtcaagcctagtcaaattaaaattcaaaggCCACATATGCATAAGAAGCATatatgacacatagccataatacacaATCCTTGccttatgactttaaaccttacccaaatgatgtgaaaccatctcccaacctaatctaacactaaattgaccctaacccatgcccaagtaaaacaATGGGAACAAGTTACAAgtctaatgaaatttgacacataacctcttatgtgttttggccaaatttacaaatctttgagctagaccttttggaatggtttcaatggtttgaaaatatgtctaaactaataagaatcacttttgagtcgagaaaagtcaaatcaaatagagggaaatcaaatagagagaaaattCCACtctccctcacatacacatagggccaatttaTCAAACCTTGACCTAGGCACCAACCTTGTCTCAAAATGGTTGGAACCTTTCACCTCACTCAATCTAacatcaaataaacctcactcttatcAAAATGAAGCCAAGAGGAATAGATGCATAAAAgtgagaaaatcacaaaaccctcccatagggcttatgccattttttataaattttgaccctagaccattttggccttcaccattagttgtataatgatactaaacacttattacaacttttggaatcaaagaaacaccattcaaatgaatttcaaactcaaatttggctcacatgCAATAAAGGTCAAATCTGcactttatattctggtcactactttgagcctctctatttcaagtttttcCAACTAGactttcccaactctttgcatgtcatccaagagcacatcaaggtgaacaactttggtaaagagcaccatgccaaaatcattgtTGATCACTAaccatgctcatccaaagttggcacTTTTTATTAGGgggaacaatctcccacttatcaAATTTTGCCATTCTTTGAAattctaaattccaccaccacctctctttgCCTCTAGTCATTTAGAACCAAACCAAATACATCCTTTTCAAATTGGTCAACCCTTTtaaattaaatcaaatttggacaaaaagtGAGGAATTTCAAATAGGGAACTATACcaacactatttgcaatagtgtttGCCTAACCCTACCCTGCCCCAAATCACTCTCTCTGGTTCCCTTGACCTTTCTCACTCTAGCCAATCCACATAAACCCTAAGGGGACAAACAAACATAGTgtgtgcatggccatgccggccatgtcacacaTGGACATACAtccctcctctccttccctcaCCAGCCATGCCCACCATGTCCTCTGGCTCCACCTCACTCCCCTGCAACCCCCTGTGCCTGCCATTGCCGGAGAGGAAGCCCACACGCGTCAGGCAACGCGCGCCCAGAGTGCCCAGGGCCATGCCGAGGACGTCGTGCGCACGCCCGTGGACATGCCCGGGCCATGCGTCGCCTCGCCGCAGCACACTTCCCCCGGACCCCCTGGCTACGCGTTGAGCATCACCGCCGCACCCTGAACCCTCCTGACACGGTCCCGTGTcctcgcgccacctgtcgccgtcGACACCGTCGCCGTTTTCCCGCGGACGCCGCCGCAGACCTGGACGCAATGCGCGCCAACCCGACCGTCCCCCACCTAGCTAGCAAGCGCCCTAGCACCGCCATGATCTCGCCTACCTAGCGCCGCCCTCACCTATCCCCATTACTCGCCAGAAAACGCCGCGACCATGTCGACTCCGCCGCAGACCTCTGGCCACCTCGcgtcgctataaaaggaggacgatcCCGCCTCCATTTCTCACACCACTCAACTCCTCTCTTGCCACTGATcctcctcgacctcttccccTCGTCGATTTGTCACCGGAGTCGCCCAATTgcacgccggagcccgcggcggacctgagatcgccgccgtcgattcaggCCGCCATTCGAGCCGCCGTCTGCACCAtctgcttcctcgtcctcgacaacgacgccCTGCACCGTCGCTGACCCTCGCCGACATCccagctcgccgtcgacccccgtgCCTCGCTGCGCCAGCAAGCCCTCccctcgacggagacgacgcACCTCGACCGCCCGATCTTCCTCCAATCCTACGTCCCACGAtcatccataccgtttcggtaagcatcgcccactgacgggtgggtccccctgtcagctggcccgctgcgcgctggacgcactgctgggccggcccaactctgccCCGGGCATTTTCAAATCGTTGGGCCCATTTAATTTCCCGCCGGCCCTATTATTCAAATCCAGTTTAATAAATTGCAAATGAATTTGAATACTGAaccccactttgaaattcaatagtttcaaatctactgaaccaaatttgctgaatttgatgttgttggaaagcttaggaaaatatctatccaatgccactggtcccacctcaagatcttgtgtagaattaatctgacaaaaataacaagacagggacttttctgcctaagaataattcttaaaaatcaaccaaaatagatattgagttaattccaactcctttagctcacatttgacttacactaattgtttatgcaagaaaatggtgtggtcactttgcatgatcatgccctagtttaagtagtggataatatggctagtctaactagttgatattgtccaaaactattaagtaattcatatgaagtcttatacttcatttaaatcttgtctcaaatgaattcatgtgatgtttggacccctggccaaactcacttatatgaatgacttagagatttaaatcatatgtagtgttattaaatggtatgaggtaccttacctcatttaaatctatttctcaaatgataatgatgaatggttgacttgagtcaacatgatttcatgcatgattgtttgagaaattaaatcttaagaagatttcaatgagagaaaagtatttctcaagaaccatatggaaatgaTCTTTTACACatgtaaggagaggaaattacttttcctcaagcaacacaacaaatgaaccctaaattgtagtATTGATGTGGATAAAGTACTTGGTGTAAATACAAGTAATGTTAGAATAGCCAATAAATAGTTGTGTTGtaaatcacctcaatggtagttgttaacctagttacaactatatgttaaatcatatgagaggctttccctttcatttaaatcttggtctcaaatatttcaacatgaggtggtgaccatgatctatataatctcatgttgagtatttggtgacattaaaacaCTACCCTGTTagcattaaatggtatgaggtatgaaACCTCAATTAAATCATTTTCTtccatgatgagtatgaagagattgactttggtcaacctaggtcatattttgctcatgagagaaattaaatcttaataagatattgagagtaaattatttttcttaaataagaggaacacatccacccacttaatagtagtgtgaGATGCTAGTTTAAATTGTGTAaaacttgtgtgtgcttagttagtatgtaagtctggtatgatgattgtgtaccccgtattcgtattttagacgctagtaccggagaccatcaggaagaggaggacttcgaggaggacttctacaacaagaaaggagaagagaacttagaCCCTCACTTCATACCAAGGCAAGCCAATACTGATGCAAGCTATTATCAATGATATTGTTTGCAAGCTATACGCTTGcaagcaagctaatattcttgcaaagtgcaaagcccctttttgggcaaggcaccatgtttcttatcttttcttatatgaacccatcccaagtttttatccTACAAGTTtgtacttgttttctaaatgagttacttttatagttaactttggtcaaagtaaagaaCTTGACTAGAGTAGTCGGAGTTAGCCAGCTATCATCGATGCAAGCTAGACCTTTGCAAGTTGACCCCAATGCAAGATAATAATCTTGCAACTTGCAAAGCTCACTATGCACAAGGCATTACCTTATCTGCTTTAGACTTATGATCTTATTTtccagtttttactttacaaaccTTATGTACTTTTGGGTTATCAAATTACTTTTTTATTCATGAtttacttggttagtattggattagtacaagagtatcaaacttagcctagaagcaaagcaaaatacttagcacccctcatacctagatgctagtgctgatTTGAAAGTGACTCCTCCCTTTGGGAAGCGGGAACGGAACcgatttcgaaaaccttggaatgacgagtcattctattgagagattttgaaggagttttgaaaccttggaatgaagatgcattccattgaatgatttttgaaggtgaatatgactggtgaatgacttggtgaattttacaaaacaacgatggttgggttcggatgcgataccattccaattttactcgtacccccacaatacccgaatccgggtagggcttaactagaagtttgtgtgtcttagtatgggttccctctaaacaagcgtcatcggggttatgccgaaagctgcctctaccacaatagAACCGTTATaagatgatgcgaaatgaggtgaatgtccggcccaagccctgtgcagttcccaggctgactgtctgtcttcactgggaggccaagctcatggggagaggtgcctatactagggtatgtaaatgaaaggttatgattggtagttcgcgtactgcgtacgataaatcggggccgattcccctgacgagctattgcaattgttgtggcacaagtgtacaacctctgcagagttaaacctattcgaatagccgcgtcctcggttatggacagttggaaaggccatactgttccgtcatcagaatttttcgaaaactatgaatggtgaagggtgacttatGAATTGGAACTGGAACGGAGACTTTGACTTggaaatcacaacagagttgtgggaatgacactaatgttcccacttgagttagttagtacataaagagttgtttacaaaaatgtttgtgaactaaaactggctttatgcaaaataaactagagcttagcacccccttgctAGAActattagcacttacattagtattagtttgcgagtactttaaagtactcacggctgtgtccctggctattcaaatggccagattatGAAGCAGAACAGCAGTATGGAgaagacgaccagcaggacgcccatGACGACTAGGGagccttctgacgtcagacgttggcctgtggactagagagtcccttctatttacgcttccgctatgaaactatgaactttgtgtatgttgatcagtagatcaactatttgtgtaatatggatcatgtgatctctatctgtaagacgactatggtatgtaatgaatgatgacttatgatattcaactcgttatgtctcgcaacaacaatattcctgggattgcgaggtatggcataacggcatccggacttaaaaatccgggtgttgacaaagttggtatcagagccattgtttgaccttaggagaccctagttagaatggacgtctgaaaaacttagtttcaaaaaccaatgaagtgaatatttgtgaaaacttgttcttactcttacccttgagatcctTTTTCAAACAGATGAGAAATCTATAatctactttctttgcaagcctacataaaaaaaatttgcacacttgactacttctctaATTTACTCCTCTTTGCTCACAGATgacgtaccaatgggagtcctatcagcttggtcccgaagGCGACCTCAAGTTCGAAAaagagttgaagcaactagtggattatctaggacacccgtaccccaagttcttcggaataccactcAAAGCAAAGGcaggagaaccacctcagtgggatgtttctactgatctacgaaggaagcttgatgccccggtatgggaaaccatctggatttctgtaacgggaaacacttggaaggaagggctagccaaagctatgcaagaagcaatctcccgtctgtgtggacaaaatgaggacaagatcaagaacactcgtttcatctactacccaagacatgactccatgggaagaccgatgaccatgcccccaccacaaccaaagatgaacccctctgaagcacctcaggacttcaggcagtacaaaacccgcagggatttggacaacgccctcgcctctcgccaagcacctcacccgtgaagaagaagattccacccggaagagtagtatcaccccagcacttaagtaggtgtgagttgtatcaggatccccatgTATCgtcgaacgaatgaatggttcttcaaaccaacggtgtgttagatttgtaatgtgtgatgtttggtatgaatgaaaaagtgttgctggtttttaccccctcaacactactccagttttcaagttttaaatttttgaactttaactcaaacaaaccatagaagtttccctcttatcttatcatctacttcaaatgttcagatggcccctcctacccgcaacaactcccGTGCCCAAGCCAATCAGATACACactgagcacgccaagatgactgacaccatcaacatccttgccatggagcgcaaggcacttcgccatcaacacgccaagaaggactacctcattgcccGCCTCCGCGTGAAGATAGCATCACTAGaacagctcatcccaataccccaACCTGCTCCCAGAGCCAAGTCCAAAGTGACTTGCTACgcatgtggtgttactggtcattactctaacAAGTGTCCGGTgagagccgccaacaatgccccaaggactggaagcaacactgtACCCATTACACAAAacgacaagtcaacggtaacctgctatgcatgtggaactgtgggtcattactcaagtgaatgccccaagaagcttgccaagatcgccgccaacCCCGCTGCACCTGCACAGCAGCAGCACCGTATCGCAACTAGAAGAAAGTTTGCTCCAAACTACCcgcacaaccgcaacggtcgctaCTATAACATGACGTCCACCAAAGCGCAAGAAGCACCTCAaaacatgccaagtatgtttcctGCTAAATCCTatcacccaatctctcttaggaacctaactcttcttaaaatctcgggacgagatttgtttaagggggaagggtttgtaacaccccaactttcaaaacaaagcaaaaatgaatttcctttttccaaaaatgagaaccaacaaaaacttttcttaaatagagtgctatgtgctcatccatattacttgtgctTCTGccctgatgagtgttagtatgcttatgtgataaaccctaaaaccctaaagtgatcaagtgaagatcacaaaccaaataaaattaaaggagaaagaaatcaaataagaaaaaccctaaaccctaaccttttcaaaaatcatttggagct includes these proteins:
- the LOC124673251 gene encoding uncharacterized protein LOC124673251, with product MVGGWSRRSSPEKLSGSISVVEFLSSSADGKDEQIRSFEKNLSNGIGAGESTLADDVGADEDGNTYVTDVLGSKIWKVSPDGEPLSIIKNATFIQRPGTWNNLIGLNGIIYHPNGYLLVIHTTGGDLFKVEPRTGAVSVVKVLGSLKRGDGLELLSPTRLAVAGMPTRLVESTDDWETARVTGRYVGPAHRVGTSATVKDGDVYVNYVFGFGLGRKKTHVIGKAVFAPL